Proteins encoded together in one Miscanthus floridulus cultivar M001 chromosome 16, ASM1932011v1, whole genome shotgun sequence window:
- the LOC136512403 gene encoding transcription factor DIVARICATA-like — MTELWMEVLPPPYFAGQAAGGGWFLPDRRAGAGPVAWTVEENKLFERVLARVDWDAPDRWERVAQMLPGRTVADVAAHYDDLESDVGFIEAGFVPFPRYGGGGGASQSAGFTFDWDGGSGGDAGFKRSSCYVVGGKRERGPDHERKKGIPWTEEEHKLFLMGLKKYGRGDWRNISRNFVTSRTPTQVASHAQKYFIRLNSGGKDKRRSSIHDITTVNLPDDDAGGGNNPSASPPSVLTSTSTPSSTGCGGGGPVISEQFGVLVDSKPPPPHHHHHFMPHSYGNVKLEPGVNSHHGAGFLDDSVLMQMQMQMQMHCGQLQPLG; from the exons ATGACGGAGCTGTGGATGGAGGTGCTGCCGCCGCCCTACTTTGCGGGGCAGGCGGCGGGCGGCGGGTGGTTCCTGCCGGACCGGCGGGCCGGCGCCGGGCCCGTGGCGTGGACGGTGGAGGAGAACAAGTTGTTCGAGCGCGTGCTGGCGCGGGTCGACTGGGACGCGCCGGATCGGTGGGAGCGGGTGGCCCAGATGCTGCCCGGGAGGACGGTGGCCGACGTCGCCGCCCACTACGACGATCTAGAGAGCGATGTCGGCTTCATCGAGGCCGGCTTCGTGCCCTTCCCCCgctatggcggcggcggtggcgcgtcgCAATCCGCTGGGTTCACGTTCGACTGGgacggcggcagcggtggcgacGCCGGCTTTAAGCGCTCCTCCTGCTACGTGGTTGGCGGCAAGCGCGAGCGCGGGCCGGACCACGAGCGCAAGAAGGGCATCCCCTGGACGGAGGAGGAGCACAA GCTGTTCTTGATGGGTCTGAAGAAGTACGGGCGCGGGGACTGGAGGAACATCTCGCGCAACTTCGTTACGAGCCGGACGCCGACGCAGGTGGCCAGCCACGCGCAGAAGTACTTCATCCGCCTCAACTCCGGCGGCAAGGACAAGCGCCGCTCCAGCATCCACGACATCACCACCGTCAacctccccgacgacgacgccggcgGTGGCAACAACCCCTCTGCCTCGCCGCCCTCCGTGCTCACCTCCACCTCCACACCCTCGTCCactggctgcggcggcggcggcccggtcATCTCCGAGCAGTTTGGCGTCCTCGTCGACAGCaagccgccaccgccgcaccaccaccaccacttcatGCCGCACTCCTACGGCAACGTGAAACTCGAGCCCGGCGTCAATTCCCATCACGGTGCAGGCTTCCTGGACGACTCTGTTCTgatgcagatgcagatgcagatgcagatgcaCTGCGGCCAGCTGCAGCCTCTTGGCTGA